Proteins encoded by one window of Cryptococcus gattii WM276 chromosome K, complete sequence:
- a CDS encoding Cytochrome c oxidase subunit V, putative (Similar to TIGR gene model, XP_567751.1), whose product MSALRLRSALAPLSVRRFATAAPSVSVTSTRSNASAPILGNIEASWKTLPAEEQYEVYQQLEQLQKKNWKELTIDEKKAAYFVAFGPHGPRTPTNEPGHSLKVFVGVTALVAVAYGVFAFARSQAAPPPRTMTTEYQEQMTEYMKSQNMNPISGVSSEGYKGKGMVQ is encoded by the exons ATGTCCGCCCTCAGGCTCCGATCCGCCCTCGCCCCCCTCTCCGTCAGGCGATTCGCCACCGCTGCCCCCTCCGTCTCCGTCACTTCCACCCGCTCAAACGCCTCCGCCCCCATTCTCGGTAACATCGAGGCCAGTTGGAAGACCCTCCCTGCCGAGGAGCAATACGAGGTCTACCAGCAACTCGAGCAGCTCCAAAAGAAGAACTGGAAGGAGCTCACAATagatgagaagaaggccg CCTACTTTGTCGCTTTCGGCCCCCACGGTCCCCGAACCCCCACCAACGAGCCCGGACACTCTCTCAAGGTCTTTGTCGGTGTCACTGCCCTTGTCGCCGTTGCTTACGGTGTCTTCGCTTTTGCCCGTTCACAGG CGGCTCCTCCTCCTAGGACTATGACCACCGAGTACCAGGAGCAAATGACCGAATACATGAAGTCTCAGAACATGAACCCTATC TCCGGTGTCTCCTCCGAGGGCTACAAGGGCAAGGGTATGGTTCAGTAG
- a CDS encoding 40S ribosomal protein s5-1, putative (Similar to TIGR gene model, INSD accession AAW46398.1), producing the protein MAAIQALPTEVQKVANEGTVKLFGKWEAEGVEVKDISLQDYINVNHAVYVPHTAGRYAKKQFAKGRMPIVERLVNALMMNGRNNGKKIMAVRIVQHAFEIIHLVTEQNPIQVLVDAIINTGPREDSTRIGSQGTVRRQAVDVSPLRRVNQAISLLTIGTRESAFHNSKSVSECLADELVNAAKGSSNSYAIKKKDELERVAKSNR; encoded by the exons ATGGCCGCTATCCAGGCTCTTCCTACTGAGGTGCAGAAGGTTGCGAACGAGGGGACTGTCAAGCTTTTCGGCAAGTGGGAAGCTGAGGG TGTCGAGGTCAAGGACATCTCTCTCCAGGACTACATCAACGTTAACCACGCTGTCTACGTCC CCCACACTGCTGGCCGATACGCCAAGAAGCAGTTCGCCAAGGGCCGTATGCCCATTGTCGAGCGACTCGTCAACGC TCTCATGATGAACGGCCGAAACAACGGTAAGAAGATCATGGCCGTCCGAATCGTCCAACACGCTTTCGAGATCATCCACCTCGTCACCGAACAGAACCCTATCCAGGTTCTTG TTGACGCTATCATCAACACCGGTCCCCGAGAAGACTCTACCCGAATCGGTTCCCAGGGTACCGTCCGTCGACAGGCTGTCGACGTCTCTCCCTTGAGGCGAGTCAACCAGGCTATCTCTCTCTTGACCATCGGT ACCCGAGAGTCCGCCTTCCACAACTCCAAGTCCGTCTCCGAGTGTCTCGCCGACGAGCTTGTCAACGCCGCCAAGGGCTCTTCCAACTCTTACGCcatcaagaagaaggacgagCTCGAGCGTGTCGCCAAGTCTAACCGTTAA